The Corallococcus exiguus genomic interval GTGCGCATGGCTTCGAAGGCTGAGCGTCTCCAGTCCACCGCGAAGGTGCCTGTCGCGGTGGGCTGGGTGAAGGTTCCGCTGACGGAGGCGGGCTGGCCCTCCACCTGCGTGATGCTCGCGTCGAGCACCTTGTGCATCGCGCGGTAGGGCACTCCATTCGGGCTCGTCTGCCACCGCATCTGTACCAGCGAGAGCACATCCCCGAGGCCGCTGTCGAGCAGCACCGGGTTGAGCATGTCGGAGTAATCGAAGCTCAGCCCGGAGAGCGACGTGGCGCCCGTCAGGGGGAACCCCGTGACGCCTGTGTTGACGTAGCCGAACGCGCCCGCGTTCAACGAATACACCTCCAGGTAGTCCCCCGGCTGCCAGGGAGACAGGCCGGTGGCGGACACCGTCACGGGAGTGGGCAGCGAGACGAAGGTGCCATCGCGGCCCCACTCCGTGGAGCCCAGGTCGAACGCGCGGCCGGTGCTCACCAGGTAGCGCGAGCCCAGCTTCAGGTAGATGCGGCCGGAAGGGACGTTCGGCACGGAGACGGTGCCGTCCGCGGAGCCCGTGCCCGGATAGGCCGTGAACGCCCCGGTGGTTGAGTCCCGCGTGTATGCCACCACCGACGTGGCGGACTGATCGTACGGCTTCGTCTCGTTGCCCGACGTGGCGACGAAGGTGACCGGGCTGGTACCGGTGACTTGGGTGATCAGGCCCTGGGTGAGCTGGGAGGTCGTGTCCGCGGACACGGAGGAGTCCACCGCCTCGGCCTCGTCGAGACCCGCGCAGCCGACGCCGGTCATGCCGACCAGAAGCCCGAGGGAAACCAATGACATATTCATTGTGAGGGAAACCCTTTCGGCGACGCCCAGAATGGCGCCGCGCAGGGAGATTCATACCGCGCCGGTCTGACATTTCCGGGCGCGCTTCGATTCCAATTTTCCCTCGGGGCCGTGAAAACAAACGCGCTTGTCGGCAGGTGCGCCCGGCAACGGACTCCGTGGTGACGGCCTGGTGGTTGCGCCGCCAGCGACTCCAGGCCAGAACGTGCCCCGTGACTTCATCGACTTCGGGAGTGGTGCCCGTCCTCCTCCAGGCGCTTGCCCCGCCGACCCTCGCGGGCGTGCGCAAGGAGCCGAAGCCGGGCGGTTACTCCGACAGCGGCGCGGACACCGCGTTCAACCTGTCGCGGCAGGGCATCCCGGTGGTGACGCCTGGGAGCAACCCGGAGCCCGCCGCTGGGGGAGGCGTGGCGGTACTCCGCGGGCATGGAGCACGCGTCGGTTCCTGCCTTCGCGAAGCTGTCGCTCAAGCTCTCCGCCCTGGGCGCACCCTCGGAGCTGCTGGA includes:
- a CDS encoding ABC transporter substrate-binding protein, whose translation is MNMSLVSLGLLVGMTGVGCAGLDEAEAVDSSVSADTTSQLTQGLITQVTGTSPVTFVATSGNETKPYDQSATSVVAYTRDSTTGAFTAYPGTGSADGTVSVPNVPSGRIYLKLGSRYLVSTGRAFDLGSTEWGRDGTFVSLPTPVTVSATGLSPWQPGDYLEVYSLNAGAFGYVNTGVTGFPLTGATSLSGLSFDYSDMLNPVLLDSGLGDVLSLVQMRWQTSPNGVPYRAMHKVLDASITQVEGQPASVSGTFTQPTATGTFAVDWRRSAFEAMRTQVNPDAVSTYNEIWMSARPAALGTALASISGQPLLVKLNPDTQRTDIVTGSMTYNNALPATWQKVALAAAGFTKSYALGTATPYTMGVDIRVDQEASAFTAAPVQPLVGPVQAPLVNTRGAFQNLTGVGTDASLRWSKPLVGTATNYVVNIFRLGTSNGSTTATRVAALHTDLQSVYLPPGVLLSGQTYFAEIQSWYQPGSDLATSPFKRALPRARASVLTGTFSP